Part of the Halalkalibacter krulwichiae genome is shown below.
AATATTACAAAGCAACCTAACTATAAACGAGTTCGGAATGGAATGGTAAGGACGTTCCAGAAAAATAATTTGTTAAATGAATTATCTGTCCTTGATAACTTATTGCTAGTATTGCAGAGAAAAGAAGGGTTCGGCAATGTTTGGTATAAATTGAGAGGGATGAAACAATACCCGAAATTATACGAAAAAGCAGATGAGCTTCTTGAAACTTGGGGGCTCGCCCATCAACGAGATGCTATCGTTAAAAACTTATCCTATGGTGAACAACGTCAAATTGAAATACTACTAGGTGTAGCTACAGAGCCGTCAATTCTACTGCTTGATGAACCGACCGCTGGCATGTCTCAATCAGAAACAGATTATATCGTTGACTTACTTTATAAACTACCTAAAGATTTAACACTAATGATCATTGAACATGACTTAGAAGTTGTCTTTGGTTTAGCAGACCGGATGGTTGTTCTGTTTGATGGAGGTGTTCTTGTGGAAGGGGAACCTGAAAAAGTCAGAAAAGATGAAAGAGTGAACAAAATTTACATCGGAAGTGGAGGCGAGGTCTAATGTTAGATGTTCAAAATCTTCATTCATATTATGGAGAGAGTCATATTTTGCATGATGTTTCATTGCAAGTTAAGAAAGGCTCAGTTTCCGTATTGTTAGGGCGTAATGGAATGGGGAAAACAACGACTCTTCATTCAATTATGGGAATGGTTCCCCCAAAAAAAGGTAAAGTTGTTATCAATGGTCGAGAAATTCAAGGGCAGCCTAGTTATCAAGTTTCAAAGGCTGGCATTGGACTTGTGCCGCAAGGGAGAAGAATCTTCCCTAACCTGACCGTTAAAGAAAATTTATTAACGACATATCGACCGGTGAAAGACGGATGGAATTTGACTAAGATTTATGATATGTTTCCAAGATTAAAAGAACGAGAGACTTCTATGGGTGGAAACTTAAGTGGCGGAGAACAGCAAATGCTTTCAATTGGAAGAGCATTAATGACCAATCCGGAGTTATTATTACTCGATGAACCATCTGAAGGGTTGTCACCTTTGATGGTTAGGGAAGTAATTAAAATTATTAAAACGTTAAAAGAAGATGGTTTATCAATGTTATTGGTAGAGCAAAATCTATCGATGGCATCAGATTTAGCTGACCATGTGTACATTTTAAACAAGGGAAGCGTCGTGTTCGACGGATCATCTGATGAATTTGATGTTGAGGTACGAAATAAGTTCTTATCTTTAAGCTCGTAACTTGAAGGTGACGACTTAAAAGTTTGCTTGATCTATTTTCAGACACAGCCGAAGCAATGACTATTATCGCTAGCTACACTTTTAAAAGCCTTAAGAGGAGCGATTCTCTTAAGGCGTGTAGCGAGCCATTGCCATGTTGAGTCGGATTTATGAGACAGTCCTTTATAAGCTTATACAAAAAAGAAAACTAAGCTAAAGGAAGAGAGAGTACATACACGGGGGTTTTTTAATCAGTCAAAAGAGGTGTTAATGATGAAGATTGAAAAAGGTGTAGGTTACAAGAACGTTATTTCCGATTTAAGGCAAGATATCAATTCTAGAAATGTTGCATCAGGATTAGTGGCAGGCATCTTCGGACTGAGTGTCGGTCTGGTCTTTATCAGTGCTGGTACAGTTGCTGGACTTGGTACGGGCTTGATCATGATGTGGATTACGAGTTTCTACTTAATTAATGGGTTATTCGGGATCTTAGTGCCGGCGTATTATCGTCAACCTTTAGCGATGGCTAATTCCATCCCGGGTGCACTGTTATTTACGGCAGCGATTCCCATGGTTGGGCTTGGACCTGTACTTGGAGCAACGTTGATTGCGGGCCTTATTTCCCTACTTGTAGGTTTCTCAGGAGCGATGGGAAAGGTAATGCGCTTTACGCCTACACCAATTGTGATGGGAATGATTGCTGGGGTTCTATTAAATTTTGGTCTTAATATGGTTCGCCCTTTGGAAAGTGCGTTGTTACCAACGATCTTAATGATTGGAACTTTCTTAGTTCTTACAAAACTAGCACCTAAATTTCCTGCGGTGTTAGGTTCATTAGCTGTTGGTATTATCTATCTACTCATAAGCGGGATCAATTTTTCTGGAATTGAATTTGTTGTAGATTATCCTCGATTTGTTATGCCGGAGTTTACATTGGAAGCATTTTTAGCATATGGTCTTCCGTTAGCAATTATTTTAGTAGGAATGGAAACACCTGTAGGCGTAAGTATGTTGAAATCTGCAGGCTATAAACGAATCCCAACAAACGGTATTACTGCTGTTAATGGATTTGCTACGATGATTTCATCTTTTTTCCACCTTCACAGTACATGTATTGCTGGACCCATGACGGCTATATGTTCATCACCTGATTCGGGGAAACGAGAAGGAAGATGGGTAGCGGCGGTTATTGTAGGTGTCATCTTTACGGTAAGTGCACCGTTTTATGGTGGTATCGTCAATCTGTTTGAAGTTTTACCTGGATTTTTTATTGCAATTATTGCGGGATTAGCCCTTGTAAAGGTGTTAATTTCAGCTATGAGTGAATCTTTTGGAAGTACTCATCGATTAGGAGCTATTTTTGCATTTTTAGTTGCCTCTTCCGGCATTCAGATCTTTTCCATAGGAGCTGCCTTTTGGGCATTGGTAGTCGGGATTGTTGTTTCCTTAGTAGTAGAGACGAAGGACTTTAAATTTGGACAACAGGAAGAGGACTATGAGGAAAGTGAATTAGAGTTAAAATCTAAAGGGGCATAATTGTTAACTTAATTAAAAGGCAAAAAGCAAGCAACCATTAGGTGCTTGCTTTTTGTTGTTAGCGCTTTCTTACGAGCCTACATGAGAATGAAATGGTTCATTTGATACTTTAATAGATTCAGTAGGACAGCCTTCTTCCGCATCTAGCAAATCATCCTCTAAGTCACTATCAATTTCTGTTATCCCTTGATTATCATCTAGAATAGCTGTAGCGATGCCTTCATCATCGTAATCGAATAGGTCAGGAGCAGCTGCCCCACATGCACCGCATGCAATACATGTATCTTTATCTACCATTGTATATTTCGCCATATTGATCATCCTCTCAATTTAAAATTTATGCGAAAACACTCGTGCTGTGAAGCGGTTGAACTTTTGCTTTTGGATCTATAAAAGCTTTTGCGTTGTTAATTGCCGTTGGTGCTTCTCCGAATCCTGTAGCAATAAGCTTTACTTTACCGTCATACGTACAAACATCTCCTGCAGCATAGACCCCAGGGATATTTGTTTCCATTTTGGAATTTACGACAATTGAATTCTTTTCAATATTCAATCCCCAATTTTTCATTGGACCTAATGATGATAAGAAACCGTAGTTAATGATGACATCATCGACTTCAATGGTTTCTAATGATTTCTCTTTTGTATGCTCAAGGGTTACAGAAGTAATTCGACCGCTATTTTCATTTAACTGAATGGGCACATATGGAGTTTTGATTTGAACCTTGCTAGCCATTAGATTTGTAACACTTGATTCATGTGCGCGGAATTTATCCCGCCGATGAACAAGAGAAACTTCGTTGGCAATTGGTTCAAGCATCAGAGACCAATCAACTGCTGAGTCTCCACCACCACAAACAAGGACATTCTTTCCTCTGAATTTTTCCAGATCATCAATGAAATAATGAAGATTTGTTGTTTCGAATTTTTCGGCATCTTCTAATTCAATCTTACGTGGCTTAAAGGCTCCGTTCCCAGCGGTTAAAATGACGGTTTTAGTTAAGTGTTCTTCTTTGTTAGTTGTTAATCGAATTAAACCGTCTTCTAATACTTCCAAGTTTTCAACCATTTGTTCTAAACAAATAGTAGGGTTAAATTGTGAAGCTTGCTCTTTAAGGTTATCAACTAGTTCTTGAGCGCGTACTTTGGGGAATCCGGCAATATCATAAATGTATTTCTCTGGATAAAGTGCAGCTAACTGTCCGCCTAATTGAGGTAAACTTTCGATAATTTTCACAGAGGAGTTACGCATACCAGCGTAAAAGGCAGCAAATAAACCAGTAGGTCCACCTCCAATGATCGTTATTTCATGTATGTCGTTATTCGCCATATAAAAACCTCCTAGTTTCTAACTACTTTATTACGTTTCTTTAACTATCGTTAATAATTAGTAATATAGAATATTCTTAAAAATCTGTCAAGGAGTTTTGAAAAGATTGCTTCTTTTATTTTGAAATCATTTTTTGGGAGAAAGATAAAGAAGCTATATAAGAAGAAAAACGGGTATCTTTAAATTAATTATGTATTTTTTACGTTCGTCATAAAATTAAGAATAAAAGAGTATTATTGAGGTATTTAAAGATATATAGGAGTTTTATCGATAAAACAAAGGTATTTTGCCTTTTGCTAATAATGCGAACATTATGTATATTATGAATTAGTTACGAAAGAAACAAATCCATAAAGTGAAAATTCGAGGAGGTTTTTTACAATGTCAACAACATTATCAGGTACGAAAACGCTTACAGTTAAGAAAGCTAACGGGGTTGCTGAAGTACACATTCACGTAAATAAAACAAATTCATATGATCTTGAGTACTACAAAGAGTTGAACGCTGCAATAGATGATATCCGCTTTGATAGCAGCATTAAAGTAGCTGTGCTAATGAGTGATATGCCAAAGTTCTTCTCAGCGGGTGCAAACATTAACTTCCTTAAAGCTTCTGAGCCGCGTTTTAAGACTCAGTTCTGCCTATTCTGTAACGAAACATTAGATAAAATCGCTCGTTCTCCACAAGTGTGGATCGCATGTCTTGAAGGACATACAGTAGGTGGCGGTTTAGAAATGGCTCTTGCTTGTGACTTACGTTTCATGGGTGATGCAGCTGGTAAAATTGGTCTTCCAGAAATTACACTAGGTGTATTGGCTGGTACTGGTGGTACACAACGTCTAGCTCGCCAAGTAGGTCACTCTAAAGCATTAGACTTAAACTTAACAGGTGAAACACTTTCTCCACAAGAAGCATTAGACATTCAATTAGTAGATCGTGTCTTCCCTCAAGAAGAAACAAGAGCAAAAACATTAGAGTATGCTGAAAAGATTGCAAACAGTGCTACATATGCAGCATCTAATATTAAGTTATCAATCATGAATGGTAAGGAAATGCCTTTAAATGTTGCGATTCGTTATGAAGGTGAACTACAAAACCTATTATTCCGTTCGAATGATGCACAAGAAGGGTTAAGCGCATTTATTGAAAAACGTCCAGCAGATTGGTCTGGTCAGTAATTAGGGACTAAAATGGCGATATCGGGTTTTTCCGATATCGCCATTTTGAACAGTGTGACAATTTCTCGAAGATTGGATGTGATGGTACGTGAGAGATAAAGTACAAACGTTACAAGAGGCAATTGAAACACATATTCAAAGTGGTGATTCGGTTGTTTTAGGGGCTTGCTTAGAGCCGATGATTCCATTTGCGGCTGCTCATGAAATCATTCGACAAGAAAAGAAAGATTTAAATGTGATTGCACCAATATCAGATATATTGTTTGACATGTTAATTGGTGTAGGAAGCGTGAAAAAGGTAACGGCAGCTTGGGCAGGTAATGTGAGTGCGGGCCTTGGCCATAACTACCGTCGTTCAGTTGAAAAAGCAATACCACATAAAGTGAAGATTGAAGATCATAGCAACTTCTCACTAGGACTTGCGTTGTTGGGAGGAGCGATGGGAGTTCCTTATTTGCCAACAAAGTCATTGTTAGGAACAGGCCTTGTAAAAAGTAACCCTAAGTTAAAAGTTGAAGAGTATGAAGGAGAAAAATTGGTACACGTTCCTTCATTAAATCCGGATGTTGCAGTCCTAGGTGTTCAAAGAGCTGACAAAGATGGAAATGCACATCTCTGGGGAATATTGGAGTTGCGCAAGATGCCGCTCTTGCTAGTAAGAAAGTTATTTTACTTGCAGAAGAGATCGTTGACAAAGAGGTAATTGAAAGCGATCCCAACCGAGTGTTAGTCCCTGGCTTTAAAGTGACATCAGTTGTTCACTGTCCAGCTTACTGCCATCCATCACCGATGCAAGGGTTGTATGGACGTGATCATCAGTTTTTCCATGAGTATCATACAGCGACGAAAACGAGAGAAGGTTTTATAGATTGGATTGACAAGTATGTAAAGGGTGTTGATACACATGAACAGTATTTACATCTAGTTGGAAATACTCGGTTGGAAGCATTAAAAGTAAAAAGTGAGCGTCTTGCTTCGCCTGTGAATTATGCCTCTGAATAGCTGAAAGGAGTGGTGACTTTGACTTATACGACTGAAGAATTAATGGTAGTAGCTGCGGCTCGGGAAATACAAGATCATGAAGTAGTGTTTGTAGGTATGCGTTTGCCAATGTTAGCTTTTGCCGTGGCGAAGAAATTGCATGCTCCCAATGCCGTGGGATTTTATGAGTGCGGGATTGTTCGAGATTTTCCTTCTGAGACACTTCTTTACACGATGGGGATACGCCTAATGTAATCGGAGCTCAGTGGTGTACTACAACGAACCATTTAATGTATTTGATGCAGCAAGGGCACGTGAATTGTGGATTCATTGGTGGAGCAGAAATTGATAAATACGGGAATGTCAACACGTCATACATCGGTGATCATCAAGATCCGGTTATCAAATTACCTGGTAGTGGTGGGGCGGCAGATATTGCCTCGCTTTCTCAAAGATTGCTCGTAATCATGAATCATGAAAAGCGGAGATTCAAAGAGAAGGTTGATTACATTACTTCTCCTGGCTATGGCGATGGTGGAAATTGGCGTGAAGAAGAAGGGTTGCCTCGAGGAGGAATTGGTGCACTTATTACTACACTTGGTGTTATGAAGCCAAATCCAAGTAGGAATGAACTAGAGTTATTATCCATTCATCCTGGAGTTACACTTGATCAAGTAAAGGAAAATACAGGTTGGAATTTATTAGTCTCAGAACAGCTACAAGAAACTGTTGCTCCTTCAAAGGAGGAATTAGAGGTTATTCGTTCAATTGACCCGGAAGGATTTTGGACAGGGAAGAAAAAGGAGGAATAACATTGAGGTCGAATACGATTGAAGTATTGGTCAATTGGGAGATACCGATAAAGCGGGAATTGTTTATTATCCTAATTACTTTAAATGGTTTGACATTGCGGGCCACCAATTTTTCCGTAGTTGTGATTTAGCGCCGAGTAAATTGGAGGCTGAAAGGCAAATCATTGTACCCTTACTCGATGCTAGGTGCAGTTTTGAGAAGCCGCTTTTATATGATGATGTTATTACAATTCAAACAACTGTTGAAGAAATTAACAATAAGACAATTAAACTAAGACATGAAGTTTATAATGGTGACGTTCGAACAGGACACGGTTATGAGCTTAGAGGGTGGGTAAATCAAACAGCTGATCAAATTAAAGCGGTTCCAATACCAGCTGATGTGATCGCTATTTTAAATGAAGATATTCAGTCTGACCAAAGACAGAGCAGAACACCGTTTAATGCATAATTGATAACGATCCTCTATAATATAGATGTCTCTTATAAACAAAAAAATCAATGACTAATGGACGGTGAGCAATTTTGAAGCCAAGATCTTTAATGTTTACGTTATATGGAGAGTACATTCAAT
Proteins encoded:
- a CDS encoding ABC transporter ATP-binding protein, whose translation is MTEVSNLEQETILTISGVGKSFGGLHILSDISLEIKKGERIGIIGPNGAGKTTFFNLLTGDLEPTHGEIFHYQTNITKQPNYKRVRNGMVRTFQKNNLLNELSVLDNLLLVLQRKEGFGNVWYKLRGMKQYPKLYEKADELLETWGLAHQRDAIVKNLSYGEQRQIEILLGVATEPSILLLDEPTAGMSQSETDYIVDLLYKLPKDLTLMIIEHDLEVVFGLADRMVVLFDGGVLVEGEPEKVRKDERVNKIYIGSGGEV
- a CDS encoding ABC transporter ATP-binding protein, with the translated sequence MLDVQNLHSYYGESHILHDVSLQVKKGSVSVLLGRNGMGKTTTLHSIMGMVPPKKGKVVINGREIQGQPSYQVSKAGIGLVPQGRRIFPNLTVKENLLTTYRPVKDGWNLTKIYDMFPRLKERETSMGGNLSGGEQQMLSIGRALMTNPELLLLDEPSEGLSPLMVREVIKIIKTLKEDGLSMLLVEQNLSMASDLADHVYILNKGSVVFDGSSDEFDVEVRNKFLSLSS
- a CDS encoding benzoate/H(+) symporter BenE family transporter, yielding MMKIEKGVGYKNVISDLRQDINSRNVASGLVAGIFGLSVGLVFISAGTVAGLGTGLIMMWITSFYLINGLFGILVPAYYRQPLAMANSIPGALLFTAAIPMVGLGPVLGATLIAGLISLLVGFSGAMGKVMRFTPTPIVMGMIAGVLLNFGLNMVRPLESALLPTILMIGTFLVLTKLAPKFPAVLGSLAVGIIYLLISGINFSGIEFVVDYPRFVMPEFTLEAFLAYGLPLAIILVGMETPVGVSMLKSAGYKRIPTNGITAVNGFATMISSFFHLHSTCIAGPMTAICSSPDSGKREGRWVAAVIVGVIFTVSAPFYGGIVNLFEVLPGFFIAIIAGLALVKVLISAMSESFGSTHRLGAIFAFLVASSGIQIFSIGAAFWALVVGIVVSLVVETKDFKFGQQEEDYEESELELKSKGA
- a CDS encoding ferredoxin, which translates into the protein MAKYTMVDKDTCIACGACGAAAPDLFDYDDEGIATAILDDNQGITEIDSDLEDDLLDAEEGCPTESIKVSNEPFHSHVGS
- a CDS encoding NAD(P)/FAD-dependent oxidoreductase; the encoded protein is MANNDIHEITIIGGGPTGLFAAFYAGMRNSSVKIIESLPQLGGQLAALYPEKYIYDIAGFPKVRAQELVDNLKEQASQFNPTICLEQMVENLEVLEDGLIRLTTNKEEHLTKTVILTAGNGAFKPRKIELEDAEKFETTNLHYFIDDLEKFRGKNVLVCGGGDSAVDWSLMLEPIANEVSLVHRRDKFRAHESSVTNLMASKVQIKTPYVPIQLNENSGRITSVTLEHTKEKSLETIEVDDVIINYGFLSSLGPMKNWGLNIEKNSIVVNSKMETNIPGVYAAGDVCTYDGKVKLIATGFGEAPTAINNAKAFIDPKAKVQPLHSTSVFA
- a CDS encoding enoyl-CoA hydratase/isomerase family protein, with the translated sequence MSTTLSGTKTLTVKKANGVAEVHIHVNKTNSYDLEYYKELNAAIDDIRFDSSIKVAVLMSDMPKFFSAGANINFLKASEPRFKTQFCLFCNETLDKIARSPQVWIACLEGHTVGGGLEMALACDLRFMGDAAGKIGLPEITLGVLAGTGGTQRLARQVGHSKALDLNLTGETLSPQEALDIQLVDRVFPQEETRAKTLEYAEKIANSATYAASNIKLSIMNGKEMPLNVAIRYEGELQNLLFRSNDAQEGLSAFIEKRPADWSGQ
- a CDS encoding CoA transferase subunit A translates to MRDKVQTLQEAIETHIQSGDSVVLGACLEPMIPFAAAHEIIRQEKKDLNVIAPISDILFDMLIGVGSVKKVTAAWAGNVSAGLGHNYRRSVEKAIPHKVKIEDHSNFSLGLALLGGAMGVPYLPTKSLLGTGLVKSNPKLKVEEYEGEKLVHVPSLNPDVAVLGVQRADKDGNAHLWGILELRKMPLLLVRKLFYLQKRSLTKR
- a CDS encoding CoA-transferase subunit beta, whose protein sequence is MQQGHVNCGFIGGAEIDKYGNVNTSYIGDHQDPVIKLPGSGGAADIASLSQRLLVIMNHEKRRFKEKVDYITSPGYGDGGNWREEEGLPRGGIGALITTLGVMKPNPSRNELELLSIHPGVTLDQVKENTGWNLLVSEQLQETVAPSKEELEVIRSIDPEGFWTGKKKEE